The Melioribacteraceae bacterium 4301-Me genome contains the following window.
AATACCAGCTTCTTGCACTCTATCAATTGCTTCTTTTTGGACAGCTTCCATATCTATCAATTTTTGAGCTTCTTCTTGAGCAAGAATTTGTCTTGCTTCCTTAATTGTAGTTTTACGTTTTTTTTTCTTTTTAGGAATCATGCTGCTCATTAAATCCTGAAGGTTCATTCCAAGATCATCCATGCCTGCTGGTCCTAGCACTTGTAGTCCAAATGAAGGTACACTAACATCAAATTCAATCATTCTTTCGTCCATTTCTCCATTGCGCAATTTTTCTCTCATCCATTCGCGTGTTTTTTCATTTTGAAGATTTTCATTTTCTCCATTTTCATCTAAAGTAGAAACATGCTTTTTTACTGGTGGAATCAGTTGGTCTAAAATTTTTTCTTCTGCAAGGCGTTCAGCTTTTTCGCGGACTTCTTCTGTTTTTTCTGAGCGAACCATGCTAACAGCAATTTCAGTCAAATCGCGTATCATTGATTCAACATCTCTGCCTACGTAACCAACTTCTGTATATTTTGAGGCTTCAACTTTAATAAAGGGGGCACCGGCAAGTTTTGCAAGTCTCCTTGCAATTTCCGTCTTACCAACTCCTGTGGGTCCTATTAAAATAATATTATTAGGAAGTATTTCTTCTCTAATATTTTCTTCTACTTTTTGCCTTCGCCATCTATTTCTAAGTGCAATGGCAACTGCTCGTTTAGCTTCATCCTGTCCAATAATATATTTATCAAGTTCTTGGACAATTTTTGTAGGTGTTAATTCATGCATTAAATCAATTTTCATAATAAATCCGAAATTTATTTTATAACTTCAACGTTAATTTTATCGTTTGTGTAAATACAAATATCAGCAGCTACTTTTAGTGCTTCTTTAACAATTTCTTCGGCGGAAAGGTTGCTATATTTTTTTAACATCTTAGCTGCAGCCAAGGCATACATTCCACCGGATCCAATTGCAACAATATTATCTTCTGGTTCTACAACATCTCCAGTGCCAGAAATAATAAAAGTCTTATCCTGTGAAACTACGGCGAGCATTGCTTCAAGTCTGCGTAAATATTTATCGGTTCTCCAGTCTTTGGCAAGCTCAACTACGGCGCGGCTCAAATTTCCGCTGTATTGTTCAAGTTTTTCTTCAAAGCGGTCGAACAAAGTAAATGCATCTGCTGTTGAACCGGCAAACCCGGTTAAAACTTTGCCATTTAACAAGCTTCGGATTTTAATTGCGTTATGTTTCATTACAGTATTTCCGAATGTAACTTGTCCATCGCCGCCAAGAGCTGCTTGGCCATTATGAATCAACCCAATTATTGTTGTTGAATGAGTTTTCATAACATTCTCAATTTAAAAAATTATTATTCAGTTTTATATAAAACAGCAGCTTTTTCCGCCGAAGTGACAATTCCTTTAATTAAAGCCGAACTAAATCCGTTGTGCTCCATTTGATTTAACCCGGAGATTGTACAACCTCGCGGAGTTGTAACTTTATCTACTTCAGTTTCCGGATGATTCTTTTTATCGAGCAATAAAGTGGCCGCCCCTTTAGCAGTTTGAGCTGCAATGAATAAAGCTTCTTCACTATGGAATCCTATTTCAATTCCACCCTGTGAAGCTGCGCGAATAGCCCTCATAAAAAATGCTATACCGCAAGCACCTAATGCTGTTGCAGGAATCATTAATTCCTCATCAATTATAATAGTTTTACCGACAGAGCTAAAAATTCTTTCAGCAATTTCAAGTGCTTTATCTGTCTTAGAGTTTGCTGCAAGACATGTCATCGATTCTCGGATGGCAATTGCTGTATTTGGCATTGCTCTTATAACTTTGATTTCGTCCCCAACCAATTTTTTAATTGCCTTAATACTTGCGCCTGAAACAACAGACACTAAAAGGTGCTTCTCAGGATTTAATTCAGGCTTAATTTCTATCAGCAAGTCGTTTAGCTGTCGCGGTTGAACAGCAAGTATTATTACTTCTGAGTTTTTAACTGCTAATTTATTATCGGAAGTAATGTTAAAACCTTTTTCTTTATATTCATTTAACTGTTCAACATGCCTTCTTGTAATAGTTATTTTGGAAACATCGAAAATATTCGAGTTATGCAAACCATTAGCTATTGCTAAACCTATGTTACCACCGCCAAGTATTGCAGCAGATGAAACACTATCTTTCATTTTATTTTCCTCTAACTTAATTTTATATCTAACGCTTGTGTAATTTAATTGGAATTATTCTCGGTACCCTTTTTTGATATTCTATGTATTCATCACCAAATTTTTCTACCAATTTTTTTTCTTCGAAAATTGAACCGACATAGAAATAAATTATAATACAAATTAACATTACTAAATAAAACAAATCCATTGTTGGCCTTAAACTCAAGAACAAAATTGAAAAAAAATAAATTGGATGGCGCATATATTTGTAAGCACCTTTTGTATTAAATCTTTGAATTTCATCAAGTTCTTCTGCATTGTATTCTTTATTTAAA
Protein-coding sequences here:
- the proC gene encoding pyrroline-5-carboxylate reductase; translation: MKDSVSSAAILGGGNIGLAIANGLHNSNIFDVSKITITRRHVEQLNEYKEKGFNITSDNKLAVKNSEVIILAVQPRQLNDLLIEIKPELNPEKHLLVSVVSGASIKAIKKLVGDEIKVIRAMPNTAIAIRESMTCLAANSKTDKALEIAERIFSSVGKTIIIDEELMIPATALGACGIAFFMRAIRAASQGGIEIGFHSEEALFIAAQTAKGAATLLLDKKNHPETEVDKVTTPRGCTISGLNQMEHNGFSSALIKGIVTSAEKAAVLYKTE
- the hslU gene encoding ATP-dependent protease ATPase subunit HslU — translated: MKIDLMHELTPTKIVQELDKYIIGQDEAKRAVAIALRNRWRRQKVEENIREEILPNNIILIGPTGVGKTEIARRLAKLAGAPFIKVEASKYTEVGYVGRDVESMIRDLTEIAVSMVRSEKTEEVREKAERLAEEKILDQLIPPVKKHVSTLDENGENENLQNEKTREWMREKLRNGEMDERMIEFDVSVPSFGLQVLGPAGMDDLGMNLQDLMSSMIPKKKKKRKTTIKEARQILAQEEAQKLIDMEAVQKEAIDRVQEAGIVFIDEIDKIAGSKSQQGPDVSREGVQRDLLPIVEGSTVNTKYGPVKTDHILFIASGAFHVSKPSDLIPELQGRFPIRVELKSLTEEDFVKILTVPENALLKQYAALLQAEGVSIVFKEDAIKEIAKTAAVVNEQVENIGARRLHTILTTLLEDILFDVPDKIPSQKIEIDANLVKQRLDKIVKNRDLSKYIL
- the hslV gene encoding ATP-dependent protease subunit HslV, with the translated sequence MKTHSTTIIGLIHNGQAALGGDGQVTFGNTVMKHNAIKIRSLLNGKVLTGFAGSTADAFTLFDRFEEKLEQYSGNLSRAVVELAKDWRTDKYLRRLEAMLAVVSQDKTFIISGTGDVVEPEDNIVAIGSGGMYALAAAKMLKKYSNLSAEEIVKEALKVAADICIYTNDKINVEVIK